Genomic window (Oryza sativa Japonica Group chromosome 3, ASM3414082v1):
GCTAGTGTGAGTGGTAAACTGGCTGAGCTTGTGTTGGGTGGTGTAATACTGATGGAGCAAGGAAGAGTGGAAGAGTATCTTAGCTTATATAGGAGAAGACAACTTTGCTATCCATGGTTAGCACTACGGTAGGGTAGAAGCTGTGCTAACTGCTAAAAAATGCTCTTATTTTCGGGGCTTTTAAccatttgccactcttacaaaTAATGCTTAACGATTTGGCACTAGACCCACATGTCAcagacacatgagggcccacataTCATTGACAGGgggtggcaaatcgttaattgccatgtcacaagagtggcaaatagttaaatttccccttATTTTCCCATTTAGCGCTTGTTtagttactactccctccgtttcacaatgtaaaactttctagcattattcatattcatatatatatgtgaatgaatATAGAcgcatatatgtgtctagattcattaacattaatataaatatgagcgatgctaaaaagtcttacattgtgaaacggaggaaataataactttttcttcaaacttttccatcacatcaaaactttcctatacacataaactttcaacttttttttcttcaaacttccaattttagttaAATTTCTAATGTTGgtgtgaaactaaacacacccttgctACCAAGAGAAACAAAAACATATGGAGGTTAAAACAAACAAGAAGTCATGAATGCGGTTTCTGGGCAAAGTTAGGCATAATgcggtttaaaaaaaaagttaggcaTAATAGCTAGGGTGTGTACGATTTTTTatatcacaagaaaaaaaaaaagaagagttggTACACATGTTGGCTTCAGAGAAACGGCTCGTTTTTAGCTTTACTGCTAAGTTGCCAGATTACCGTGATGGTCCTGGCGTGTTCAGGCTTTCCTGGTTTCAGCCACGTTGTCGTATGGTTCACTTCTTCAGTTGCTTATCTCTAGCTGCATGATGACTCTTGTGTTTCCACCACAGAAAGCCCTGTCAAGAAATTAATATAGTAGTTGAGATTGATGTAACAAGCACTAATGGATTACTTCCTCCGtcgttttaaaatgttgctaCCTAATGAATCTAGTTTAATGGGATTTGACACATTCTAGgataacgaatctggacagaacaCCGAATCGTCAAACAGGTTCAGATTTTATAGTACTAATCGTAGCATCAAACAGGTTATCTGATCCTCAGTTAAGCTAGTGGTTCAAGTTGAAGAAACATGGATTGTTCCAATCTTTCTTCTAGATATATCCTCCTTGCTCTTTCATGAACAGCTTCTAAAAGTGTAGAAGGATTCTCCATTTCTTTTCCTCGACAAAGGATGAGGCAGGATTGCTAAGGTGGCTGAAACGGTACAACTCCGAATAATTCAAGGAATGTCTACACgtccaaaagaaaaataaagccTTGGACGAAAGCTAGCTATCCGATAGCAATCCATGGCCAGGAGTATCAAAACCTGTCAAGAAACCAGCGTATTGGTAGACAGAACAAAGGCATGCCGAATTTCTTAATGATGAAGAGTCAACAGTTTTCCTTTCACAATAATTCGAACGGAAATCAGGAGGACATGGAGAGTGAGACGGTTGCAGCGCAATGTTTGCAAGTTACTGTACTTGTTGTTCTCGTTTGAATCCATGAATCATCATTTTGCATGGCTAGAGTCTACCACAGATGTACACAAATCATGGTAGTACCTTCTTGTCTCTGGTAATAAGAAAGAATTCAGCAGCTGTATGTACCATGCATGTATGATTGTAAATGTGGCCTAAAGCGAGGAGTATCTGTGTGTGCGCGCGCACAGCCACAGACACAGTGGCCGGCCTCTCGCGATCGATCGCCTGCACGCGCAAAGCAGCATCAGATTCTTCTCCCAACTTCTCCACCCCTTTTCACCGGGGGGGAACAGTTGCCGAGTCGGCGTCACGGATTCCGCCCGCGAGAGCGAGCGAGACGCACGTACGCCGAGAGAGAGCCGCGAGACGCCGTGATTTTTAGCGATAGATGAGGCAGGTTTTGACGCGGTCGCGCGCGCGAGCACAAAGCACAAGTGCACAACCGGCTTTGGCTTGGCTCGCGAGGTGAAAACCGTGAAACCACTCGGCTACTTGGATTTGGCTACTGGACGAGATGGCGGCAGCAGCGAGCGAGCCGTTGCTAGCGGTGCGTGCGTGTCAGTGGCGCGCACGTGATGGGAGGGCTCGTCGTGTTGTACGTGAGTGGCGCTGGCCGTGTCGGGGTAAAAACCGCGGGTGCCGCCTGCGCGAGCTGCTCGTCCCAAACTGTGCGTCCCGTACGCCACCAACGGCTCGTTGCAGTAACCTCACGAGAAGATCCAAGGGTCCCAGGTAAAACTGGGTCGCAGTCGCGAAGGTAAGGTATTAAATGCCGGTGAGTGAGTCAGGAGATCTCTCTATACGGCACATCATCTTCCGTGCAAGCCGAACAACAACTAGTTCTGCCCATCTGAATGGCTGGATGCAGCGGTAACATGAAGCCTagaacgttttttttttctatttcttccaaCGAAAGAGTGTGCTCCGATTGGAATGTGTACTGTATACAGGGCAGTTTGTAGTGTATTGGGCAGTTTATGTTGTTTTATTGGTGACCAATCATCAACGAATAAGACCATGTTTAGAtaggactaaaacttttaattccctatcacatcggatgtttagacactaattataaatattaaacgtagactattaataaaactcattcataatcttggactaattcgcgagacgaatttattgagcctaattaatctatgattagcctatgtgatgctacagtaaacattatctaattatggattaattatgcttaaaaaatttgtctcgcgaattagcttttatttatgtaattagttttgtaagtagtatatatttaatactcaaaATACAGGGATTAAAGCTAAGTTCATGGATCCAAACACTACGTAAGTACAGCTCGGTTCAGGCGTGCAGCATCCAGCATACTGGAATTTGGACAGCAGAGGATGAAACCCATGGGACATGGACTCGAAGGCTTACCTGAGCTTcgttttggaaaaagtacaccgaaggtccctcaacttgttatcgAGTTATAAAATCGTTCcctaaccgcaaaaccagataccgaCATCTCTCAACTAACGAAACAGTTCAATTTAGATACTCCGGTGATTTTGACCCGATTTTATCTAAGGTGGCGGCTGAGTTAGCGTAaaacccacgtggaccccataTATCAGAATGACAGGtcatctctccctcctcttctctcccttcctcatctctccctctcatTTCTCTCCTCTCTGCAGGGCCGCTGGCGGGTAGGGAGGAGgtccggcagccggcggcggcgcatgcgacctcggggtcggaccGTCGGAGAGgcccgggaggcggcggcggcggcgacgcttgagaagggagaggcggccggtggcgccggcgcgggAAGAAGCTGTCTTCGGCGTCGTGCCCGCTCTGCCCTCCACCGCCTGCTTCGCCCGCCGCTGCCCCGCGCTCACACActcccgccggcgacgccgctgacggcgcgggcgcgagaACTGCGGCCatggatgacgacggcggcgacgtcctCGCTCCCCCCGCCCCGCTCCCCGTCGgcgctctcttcctctcccgcaGCGCGCCTGCCCGCCGCTCGTCTGCTCCGTCGGCCGGCCGCTCCCCGCgcagtcggcggtggcgaaggtgaCCGTGCCGGCGTCGAGGTCGTAGCCGACGTGGATGTTCTGCTGCGCCAGGTTCCCGAGGATGGACACCGGCTGCTGCTTCGTCGTCGCCACGATTACCAGGCACAGCGTCCCCTCCTGCACCGTCACGGACGCGTTCTCCGGCttcagcgccaccgccgcgcggccgccgccgccgccgaactccAGCGTCAAGTCCGGACTCGCTTGTTCGGTTTGCTTCCTGCTGGATGTACACATGAGGTCATTCAAGATCAGTAACTCATACTCTATTCTAGCAAGCTGGCTGTTAGTGAGAATTCTGAATTCTCATTGCATCGCCCAACGAAGATAGAAGATCGGAGTGTTATACATCAATCAATTTCTTAGCTGGGAGTGTTACTCCTGCATTGCTCTACAATTTATGGGTCATGTAATTTGATCTCTCACAGAATCTATAGCGAGGTAAGAAAGCGAAACCGGCGCCACAAAATATCTTGAAATTCTGCATGTTCATATACCGTTCTTCTGATTAAAGAACAACTTAGCTTGAGATTGTTTTGTTCACTTGCAATTTGCAGGAGTAACAAAGCTTATTTTTGCATTGCCGGAGTCCACGATGATgcgggagctcgccgccgatgCACCGTCTTGTTGCCGACCTTGACGAAGTCGAGGACCACGGTGTAGTACGTGTCCACGtccccggcgacgagcggcgtgCTCGCTGCGCCGAGCTCGGTGACGTTGGCGAGGGTGCCGAAGTTGAACGCCGACGATGTGTTGACGGAGTGCGGGACGAGGCAGTAGGAGAATCTCCGGCCGAgcgacgcctcgccgccgagctGCGTCACGAGGGAGACCGCGTCGCCGCTGAGCCCGACCAGCCCGTCGGCCGGGAACGAGCCGGCCGTCGTGGTGGAGCAGCCGAACTTGACGCTGCACACGCCGCCTCGTGGTCGTGGGCCTCGTGGGTGGCGGCCGGGGGggagcccgcgcgccgctcctacCCCCGCCGCCCCTCCACCACTGCCCGCCCGCAGGTCCTCCCCCCACTGCTgccgcgtcgcccgtcgccgccaccaccgcagccgcgTCGCCGTCAAATCGGGGAGAAGTCAGATAGACATgaggaaaggagagaagaggggaggagagagatgaacTGGCattctgacatgtggggcccacgtgggtcccacgctgactcaagcCACACAAAACCGGGATAAAAACCACCAGAAgatctaaagtgaacggttttgttagttgagggacgTCAGTATCTgtttttgtggttgagggacgaTCTTGTAaactcgatgataagttgagggaccttcggtgtactttttcccttcGTTTTCGGCACCGGTGTAAAGGTCGGCCCAAGCAGACATCCTCCCTTGCCTTGCCCACACTGCTCCAGTTGGGCCGGACCATATTAGCAGAAACAGTGCCCGCTTTCGCTTCGGAAAGGCTAAGGGGCGATTGATCGCCCCCAGCGATCGCCCCAGCGCGCTCCCCCTTCTCTTCAGATGGTTTCCTTTTTCGGCACCaaattactttcctattttattaaatttatacacctcaagtttacacatataaaatttagagacccaaagtttataagtcaaaagtttatatatccgattcaaatttaaatttgaattcaaatattttttatatatatagtatttctatacatctaaagtttatacacctaaagtttgtagacccaaagtttataagtcaaaagtttatatacctgatttcaaatttgaatttgaattatatttcaaattcaaatttgaatttgaattcaaatatttttttatatatagtatttctatgcatgtaaagtttatacacctaaagtttatagacccaaagtttataggtcaaaagtttacatacagtttcaaatttgaatttgaattcaaatattttttatacatagtatttctatacatgaatttttacaattttatttttttattttttaaaaaatatatagtgtagtaggaagagaagaggggaggaggaagtgaGAGAGTAGCttatcacccgcccattagctgCCCCCTTTCGCTTGCTTCGTGTAACTGCATAGTCGTTCACATCTGCCATAGTCATGTGTCTTCATTTTATAGACATTATGAAACCCTACAAAGAGCATTAGTTGAGGGTGGAAGATGGACTTATTTCTCACGGTTTCAGCACCGTTGTTAATGCCGGCCCAACCAAAGATCCTCCCTTGACTGGCCCACCCTATCTACTTAAGCCAATTGGGCCGGGCCCCATTAGCGGAAAGCCGTGTCTCGCATTCGCTCGCTTCGCATAATTGCGTAGCCACTCACATCAGCCATTCGCGTCTACCTAATCGCAGAAAATATCCCGTACTCACCGGTCGTATAAGTGAAAACGATCTGAATTGGTAGCATCTTTTGAAAACGACGTTCGATCAGGATAATTaactatatttattatttaaactaTTTAAtgtttatattaattaatactataatgtataaaatattataaatagCTAAAAATAATAAGATCGAAAACGGTACCCATTATACAGAAATGGCGTCGATCGAGAATTTTCGTAACCATTTTCACCTCTACCGTGGCGAGCCGTGCACAGGCAATTCAGAGATGGAACGGAAGAACAGCCGCGATTTCTCCTTTCCTTTTATTTCATTGTCAAACACGAGGGCAGTAGAAGTGTACAAGAAGTGTAGGAGGAGCTCTTAGATGCGCGGTTAATTCGCAGCTCGATTTTCACGCGGACACCGGCgcgggctccgccgccgccacgtcgccggTGGATTCCGCCTTCAGGAGCTGCGAGACGCGGGCCGCTATGCtccgcttcgccgccggcgagacccCGTGCTCGCCGATGATGGAATCCAGCACCGCCTCGCAGAGCGCCCTGTtctcgatcgccgccgccgccacggcgccctCTGGCACCGACGAGTCCTTGGAGAACGCGACCTGCAAATCGAATCAAACGGAGTCCAAATCACGAAGCAAATCACGCATCGGAGTAATCGGCAACAACGGATTGGTGCTCACGGTGAGGACGCCGGGCGGGGAGTGGGTGAAGAGGATGGACGCGCCCGGAGGGAAGCTGTGGGGCTTGAAGGCCTCCTTGAACTTGTCCGCGGCCGCGCCCTCGGCGTCCGTGTACACGCCGGCGGCCTTCCACGCCGCGACGCAGTTCTCCGTCACCTTGTCCGAGTACTGCTCGCCGGTGAGCGGCAGGATCATCGTCACCCTCGTGAACTTCTCGAAATCGCCTGCAACGCGAGACGACGCCCATGTCATGTCGCGCCGCCCGTCGACACGAGCAACAAATTTAGCGAGATGAGTTACCGGTGACGACGtcgcggaagaaggcggcgtcggcggcgagctcgtcggcggaCTTGCCGGCCCACTTCTTGGCCAGCGCCGGCACGGC
Coding sequences:
- the LOC4334588 gene encoding chalcone--flavanone isomerase; this encodes MAAVSEVEVDGVVFPPVARPPGSGHAHFLAGAGVRGVEIAGNFIKFTAIGVYLEEGAAVPALAKKWAGKSADELAADAAFFRDVVTGDFEKFTRVTMILPLTGEQYSDKVTENCVAAWKAAGVYTDAEGAAADKFKEAFKPHSFPPGASILFTHSPPGVLTVAFSKDSSVPEGAVAAAAIENRALCEAVLDSIIGEHGVSPAAKRSIAARVSQLLKAESTGDVAAAEPAPVSA